One window from the genome of Sardina pilchardus chromosome 12, fSarPil1.1, whole genome shotgun sequence encodes:
- the psmc6 gene encoding 26S proteasome regulatory subunit 10B has product MADTREKGLQDYRKKLLEHKEIDGRLKELREQLKELTKQYEKSENDLKALQSVGQIVGEVLKQLTEEKFIVKATNGPRYVVGCRRQLDKTKLKPGTRVALDMTTLTIMRYLPREVDPLVYNMSHEDPGSVSYSEIGGLSEQIRELREVIELPLTNPELFQRVGIIPPKGCLLYGPPGTGKTLLARAVASQLDCNFLKVVSSSIVDKYIGESARLIREMFNYARDHQPCIIFMDEIDAIGGRRFSEGTSADREIQRTLMELLNQMDGFDTLHRVKMIMATNRPDTLDPALLRPGRLDRKIHIELPNEQARLDILKIHSGPITKHGDIDYEAIVKLSDGFNGADLRNVCTEAGMFAIRADHEYVTQEDFMKAVRKVADSKKLESKLDYKPV; this is encoded by the exons ATGGCCGACACCAGAGAGAAGGGTTTGCAAGACTACAGGAAAAAATTGTTGGAACACAAGGAAATTGATGGACGTTTAAAAGAAT TGAGGGAACAGCTGAAGGAGCTGACAAAGCAGTACGAAAAGTCTGAGAATGACCTAAAGGCCTTGCAGAGTGTTGGACAG ATTGTTGGTGAAGTTCTCAAACAACTAACTGAAGAGAAAT TCATTGTCAAGGCAACCAATGGGCCTCGTTATGTGGTGGGCTGCCGCAGACAG CTGGATAAAACTAAGCTGAAACCTGGCACCAGAGTGGCCCTGGACATGACCACACTGACCATCATGAG GTACCTTCCCCGAGAGGTGGATCCTCTTGTGTACAACATGTCTCACGAAGACCCAGGCAGTGTGTCATACTCAGAGATCGGCGGGCTCTCTGAGCAGATCAGGGAACTTAGAGAG GTGATTGAGCTGCCTCTGACCAATCCTGAGCTTTTCCAGAGGGTGGGCATCATCCCTCCCAAAGGCTGTCTGCTCTATGGCCCCCCAG GTACGGGCAAGACCCTTTTGGCCCGAGCAGTGGCCAGTCAGCTTGACTGCAACTTCCTCAAG GTGGTGTCCAGTTCCATTGTGGACAAGTACATTGGTGAGAGTGCTCGTCTCATCAGGGAGATGTTCAACTATGCTAGGGACCATCAGCCTTGCATCATCTTCATGGATGAGATCGATGCCATTG GGGGTCGTCGGTTCTCGGAAGGAACATCTGCTGATAGGGAGATTCAGAGGACGCTGATGGAG CTGCTGAATCAGATGGACGGTTTTGACACCCTGCACAGGGTCAAGATGATCATGGCCACCAACCGGCCAGACACCCTAGACCCAGCCCTGCTCCGCCCTGGCAGGCTGGACAGGAAGATTC ACATTGAACTTCCCAATGAGCAGGCTCGTTTGGACATCCTGAAGATCCACTCTGGTCCCATCACCAAGCATGGAGATATAG ATTATGAAGCCATTGTGAAGCTCTCCGATGGATTCAATGGAGCTGACTTGAGAAATGTGTGCACTGAAGCAG GTATGTTTGCGATCCGTGCAGACCATGAGTACGTCACTCAGGAGGACTTCATGAAGGCTGTGCGCAAGGTGGCTGACTCCAAGAAACTGGAGTCCAAGCTTGACTACAAGCCTGTATAG